A genomic window from Leptolyngbya sp. CCY15150 includes:
- a CDS encoding ISL3 family transposase: protein MESLQFLLPSASVLRLDQYELDREAKHLTLHASSIQTTVQCPLCGWLTERMHSHYNRTLVDLPCVDVHLTLLIHVSKFFCVNRECERRIFTERFPGVAAPWARKTVRLVHRMQKIGLALGGAAGARLGAQLDYVGCGSTVLNQLQQLPLPEFEVPKVLGVDDFAFRKGHTYGTILVDLDHHAPIALLPDRQAATLADWLRAHPGIEILSRDRSKTYKRAMTEGAPQAIQVADRFHLVQNLSETLESTLKGYATDLKAMEQAQHQTVAHRCPNTVVATPQPTATVKAAQQTQDAHQQRIEHQKTIKALHAQSWSQVAIAQAVGLSPRTVQRYLCQPDFPDSPPRRSTFGQGILDPYKPQVLEWWNDGIRQPHDLMVFLQVQGFTGSERTLQRYIKGLRAAQGLPPVRIKPVSPLPQVIDPQRPPLTPRRMAYLMVLQPKNRAAEDTELLQRLAQHPDLAKVATLADEFLGLLRKPQAEGLDDWLKQAISSAFKPFQSFANGLFDDYEAVKASLTTAVSNGPVEGLNNRLKMLKRQMYGRAGLDLLAKRFIMAV from the coding sequence ATGGAATCACTTCAGTTTCTCCTGCCCAGTGCGAGTGTGCTCCGTTTAGATCAGTATGAATTAGATCGCGAGGCTAAGCACCTCACCCTTCATGCCTCCTCCATCCAAACCACAGTCCAATGCCCATTATGTGGATGGTTGACGGAGCGGATGCACAGCCACTACAACCGAACACTGGTCGACCTTCCCTGTGTCGACGTCCATCTGACGTTGCTCATTCACGTCAGTAAGTTTTTCTGTGTCAATCGAGAGTGCGAGCGCCGCATTTTTACGGAACGCTTTCCGGGGGTTGCGGCTCCCTGGGCCAGAAAAACGGTCCGACTGGTGCATCGGATGCAAAAGATTGGCCTGGCCTTAGGCGGAGCTGCCGGGGCTCGTTTGGGGGCTCAGCTCGACTATGTTGGTTGTGGCAGTACGGTGTTGAATCAACTGCAACAGCTTCCCTTACCTGAGTTTGAAGTGCCCAAGGTGCTCGGGGTTGACGATTTTGCCTTCCGCAAAGGTCATACCTATGGCACCATCCTGGTGGATTTAGACCACCATGCTCCCATCGCGCTGCTGCCCGATCGTCAGGCGGCAACCTTGGCCGATTGGCTCCGGGCACATCCTGGCATCGAAATCTTGTCGCGAGACCGTTCCAAAACCTACAAACGGGCGATGACGGAGGGGGCTCCCCAGGCGATTCAGGTCGCCGACCGATTTCACCTGGTTCAGAACTTGAGTGAAACGTTAGAAAGTACGTTAAAGGGCTATGCCACTGACCTCAAAGCGATGGAGCAAGCCCAGCACCAGACGGTTGCCCATCGCTGTCCCAACACCGTTGTGGCTACGCCTCAACCGACAGCAACGGTGAAGGCGGCACAACAGACCCAGGATGCCCATCAACAGCGGATTGAGCATCAGAAAACGATAAAAGCGCTCCATGCGCAAAGCTGGTCACAGGTCGCGATTGCCCAAGCCGTTGGGTTGAGCCCCCGCACCGTCCAACGGTATCTCTGTCAACCAGATTTCCCAGACTCCCCACCTCGACGGAGCACCTTTGGTCAGGGCATCCTCGACCCGTACAAGCCTCAGGTTCTGGAATGGTGGAATGATGGAATTCGGCAACCTCATGACCTGATGGTCTTCTTGCAAGTGCAAGGGTTTACCGGCAGTGAACGAACCCTGCAGCGTTACATCAAAGGTCTCCGAGCAGCCCAGGGTCTACCCCCAGTCCGAATCAAACCGGTTTCGCCGTTGCCTCAGGTGATTGACCCCCAACGCCCTCCACTCACTCCCCGACGGATGGCCTATTTGATGGTGCTGCAGCCCAAAAATCGAGCCGCTGAAGATACAGAACTCTTGCAACGCCTGGCCCAGCATCCAGACTTGGCCAAGGTGGCTACCCTCGCCGATGAGTTTTTAGGCTTACTCCGCAAGCCCCAAGCTGAGGGTCTGGATGACTGGCTAAAACAAGCGATATCCAGTGCTTTCAAACCCTTTCAGTCCTTCGCCAACGGGTTGTTTGACGATTATGAGGCGGTCAAAGCCAGTTTGACCACAGCCGTTAGCAAT